The DNA region GCTTCTTCTTTTACACCGCGGTTGGATTTTTCCTATCGATTTCCGTCGCAATACCAATCCTAGTTTACTATCCTTGtaagtaaattaattaatctccACTTTATCTGACCTGCTCAACCCGTATcaataagaaacaaaattggTTTTAGAAAACCACTGGAAACAATTCAATTTACATTccgtgaattttgaaaacctaataaaagatattatcaaagACATTTCTGAAACTGGATAttaaacggaaaacagaactTTGTGCTACTTTTATCAACTTGTAATTTAACATTTGTTAATCCAAGTCGTCCGAATCCGAGAAGATATGCGgctgaattataatttcaaaacgtTTATCTTCAGTCTGGTACCGTACGCAGAATTATTAATTGCTTATTATAAACTTGTGTAAACAGTGTATAAATACTCTCAATATTGGCTGATTGAAGTAATCAAATCTCTAATTATTCCATTCCTGTACCGTACagtttcaaaatggtcgaagaAGGGCTGGCTACGGTTTGTCAAGTGGAGATATCCGAACTGGACAATCGTCGAGGAAGTATCCGTAAGAGGAACTCTGGACCAGGGAAGAAATCAGGTAACTAAACCTTGATGAACTCCGGTTGATTTCACTCTGGAACAAAGTACATACCATGAATCACTGATAATCGAGCGGATGGTTTAGCCTGACTTGCAATTGATAGAATAAATGATTAAACTGCCTGCTTATAGGGTATTTACACGCTGCTGGTACAAGGAAAGTCGATCACAGATGGAGTTAGAAGCCACCTTCTGCAGCTGACGTCAACGAGGCCCATGTTGCGATCGGTTTTGCGAAAAATGTGGGGATTTTACGCTTGGAGACAAGTCGACGAGTTCCGGGTCGAGAATCACTTGGTAAATGCGTCGTGTTCGTTCAAAGGTAGACCGATCACGGAGTCCAATTTACAGGTAAGAGTGATGATCGAAGTTTTTGAATTGTGGAATCCGAGATGTATAATTAAGGCTGGAATTTGTTTGAACAGAAGTTCGTCAGCGACGTGACGTCGAGGTTTCTCTCGCCGAATTTCTCACCCTGGCAAGTGTTCGTCGCGACGTGTTTCCTGAACGGCGAAGAGACGAAGGTGTGTATCGTGAGAGTTCACCATCTGATACTGAGACGCGAGCACCTGACCCTGGCCGATTTTTTGCCGCTGAAATACTCGGCGGAAAATTGGGAGTACCAAGAGAGCGATTCTCCCCTGACGAATCTCTATTCCGAGCCATCAGCCCTGCCACGTTTGCACCAAATGCTCACTGAGAGTTTCAGCAACTACTGGAACGAGTTTCTATGCAACAACGACCCGGCCGAGAATCCGGCGATATTGAAGAAGTCGATCGGCGGCTTCCAATGTTTGAAAATCGGGGTGATAGTCTGGGTGTCAACGGTCAAGGAGGTCACCAGGTGCTACAAGAAGGTCGAAGGCTTCCGTTTCATCGAGATCCTCGCCATCATGCGACGAGAAGCCTCGAAGAGGAACTTTCGGGCCTCGGTAATCTTCTGGGCTTTCGTGAACATCGTAAATCCGGTGGAAATCTTCTACTCGAGTATCCACTGGATGTGGTATATATGCGTGACTCTGATCCTGAAGACGCCGATCCTCCTGATCCGCGAATTGAACGCCCTCCGTTCGTCGCAAAAGCACTTTCACCCCGACACCCTGACATCGGTATTGGCCTGCTACTTGCCCCTGGTGTTCCAGACGATCGCTGAGCTCACATCCATAGCCGCGATCGTGATAACGGCTCCGAAATTGATCCTGGAAGAGCTCTTCTTCAAGTCCTCAGAGACGAATCACTTGCAGACGATATCACTGTGCGGTAGAAAAATCGTCGCGTGGTCCGAAGAGGTTGAGATCGAAACGATCAGCCGAATATCCAGCGTAACCGGAGCATCCGAGGCCGAGATTTTGCTCGCTGCAACCGCGGCTTCCTTCAAGGAGTACTTCAAGCAGTCGGGACTACAAACACCGTCTGAAATTCTCGTCACAGCAAAATTCGTCAGCCAGCGAGCTCTCTTCCTCAGGAATCAGGAGACCAGAGGTGTTCTATGCCTCGGACTTCCCACCAAGACTCCTCTTCTCGATGACAATCCGCTCGAGACATTGCAGGTAAGGATCGCTATCGATTTGACAAAATGACGAGAAGTAGGCACAGGAATCTGAATCCTCGATTATCGAACAGGTAATTCAAGAGAACGTCCACAAGGCGAGGTCCAAACAAAAAGCCACCTACGCCATTTCAGCCGCCGAATCGTCGACCGGTTTGGTCTCATCTTACGTACCCTCGATCCTCCTTAAACTAGCTCTTCTTTACCTTACGAGGAGGTACTCTCTCTCCTTGACCCATGTGGACGGCGATCTTCCCGTCGAGGGCGTTGATGCCGCCATGTATTGGCGACCTCCTCAAGGATACTGCAGTAAGCGATCGGGATAATTACATCCGAGATTAATTTCCACTATCAACTGCTAATTCTCATCCCAGTTTAACTATTATTAACGCCATTCACAGGCATGTCAGTTACGCTGCACAGACACGGCGAGGGGGTTCGACTAGGAGTTATTGGCGACGCGATGATCGGGCCGCACCATTTCCTCATCACAAAGGCCTTCCGGAGGAGTGTCCAAGAGTTGGCAGTCACTGTTGGAGTCCCCAGGACACCGAGCAGGAGTCGAAGTCCAAGTCCAGCCAGCCCGCTGGGATCGGCGAGTCCAACCACTTCTCCGGGGTATTAAGTCGAAAAGTGATCAATGAGGAATTGGAATGAGGATAACCGACTCTGAGTGACGGATCAAAGAAGTGTTCAAGCGATCCCTGCACCGTCGATATAAGACCTTGCTCCCGTAGGTTGATCCTTCCATTTCCGAATTTAAAATCGGTACTGAGCCAAGGCTGTGAGTTATAACGTAAAGCGAATTATGCACCTCATTTTGCCAAACAAAGTTTTAAGCTGCACCACTTTTTTCTTAAACAACCAGTAGATAGGATGAGGTttaaaatgtgttttttagaCGGTTGATATTGTTGCATAGGTATGTGAATTAAGTTCACTGAATACTGCACGATAGTAGCTACGTTAATTTTGCGAGTAGAAGAATGGATCGCGAAAAACAATCGGTTTTTATACGTTACTATAATCGCGTAAGTTTTATACCTTTATAGTACAATAATTGGGATTATACAATTCATTTCAATGAGTATACCTATAAGAGAAATTATGAACTCTGCATTTGCCGTTGGTCAAGAATCGTTATGAATTGGATCAGTGAAAAATCCTAAATTATATGTAATGCAGTTTTTTTACAATCCTGAAGATTCATActtgtaatttatatatacctaaattCTATCGCcataataataagtatatatgtgtaatattttattcacagaTGCAATATTGTTATACACgttattcaacaaattattttactcaTCTCacatggtatatatatatatatatgtatgatgaatgtcaatttttatttcattatcattatttttgattgtttttttttctttattctattTCCTTTTAGTTAGTTAATAACAcgttacttttttggtaacaATACGGTGACAAATTGCATTAACTGTACATAAAATTTATGGCAAAATTGCTTCGGCAATAcattcaatatattatataggtatatctacACAGTTTATGTCAATCTGTTTGGAATGAAATATGCAACCTGCTTTAGAAGCAACGTTGGGCGAAACTCTGATTATGGATAATCCATTACGTATATAGGAAACTTATAACCTCACAACCTAAACCTTGTGTATATCCTCGAGCTGAGTATGGACATAATTTGGCAATGATACCTTGTCGACAGCATTGGATACATTATACAAGGTAAATTAAGGAATTAAACCAGTTTCGAAATAACACATTATGTTTggatattaaattaacaatcTGTTCGttgttgattaattaattaataaacagattgaattttgttttagtggtttttgtttttattatatattgtaatgttttatttttcctttcgaAGGCATAACGTTTgtaagatttcaaaaatttggtgTAGAATTCTAGTCTGTTTAAAAAGACAAGAATGGAACAAGTCAAGTATCAGCGACACTTTAATAAAATGTACGTATAGATGAAGAATAAATGAAGATTCAAAAAAACTATCGATCTCCTGACCCCGTAACGAGCTTTTTGAAGTAAACtgctatttaaaaaattatctgttCCAAAATGGAAGATTATTTTCACggtataatattgaaatatatatagatcGAAATTTGTGTATATgaaatacaatattattatacgtgtacaATGTATAGgtaatatttgtatatatatatatatatatatatatatatatacgattgaATGGATTGAAGGCAGATGCGTTATTCACTCCCTTTTATATCCTCTTCTATTTTAATTGTTAATGTATTTGGTTATCCCTATAAGCGTATAATTTGATCAACTCTCGTTTGCGCCGTCTCAAAGACGAAATAATCACTTTCTCGAACTGATTACCAAATCAaggtatgtgaaaaaaaagattacacCGTCAACATTAATATGTACTAAAATTAGTTAACactcattcaaattttatattatatctatgtattataatacaatataataataaaagtatcCGGGCggacataaaattttttgtcaacgAAATACAAGATAAGAAACAGTaagaaatgtataataatgattgATCGATGCTTATTGGGTAATCGGAAATTACCGATCAGAGGTTAAGACACATGAGTATAGGCCAATTctgttgtaaaataataaaacaaaatatttacattcaATCAAGAATTCGATCTAATAAAATCTATGAATAGTAATATGTACTAATACGTCCCATTCTGAACCACtcctattttatttacatatcgAATGCCCGTTTGCAGCAGGCCTGCAATAATTCCTTTATTCGTTAAACAATAACATGACTGAGTtagtcgtaatttttttttttttttttcctttttggtGCGTGCTTACTATCAAGTCTTACTATCAAGACACCGTATAAGATAACGACGGAAATTCACTACCTCGGAAATATGGATGGAAAACCGGATCACTGTTTCAGTCCAAATCACGCCGTGTAGATGCGAGTGTTATAAAATTGGCGATGGGCGCGAGATTTTACTGTCGTAAAACTTGAAAGGATTACAGAAGTGACCTAGGCTTCGGGGTCTTTTTCCCTATCCATTTCTACCGGCCCCTTGCCCcaaattcgacgatttttcgtGTAAGGTATGACACCCATGAGGAGCCCCGAAACTATGATCCATGAACCGGCCAAGAGGAATGACAAGTGCCAGGATTCAGTTATGTCGAAAATTAGACCAGCCAACGGCGGCCCTAAAAGGTTCCCGATCCCCTGACACAACAGACTGAGACCATAAGCGGTGGTGAATCTCTCAAGAGGTATCAACTCGACCAATATAACCGGCGTGAAGCTGAAATTACTGGCGAAGAAGAGACCGAACGCCGCGCAGATGACGACGAGTAACCAGTAGTGCGGGGTGCATATCGACATCAGTATCGTCATTATACCACAGGCGACTAGGCACCAGGTATAAGTTTTGCTGACGTTCATCCAAGGCTGATCGCCGGCCCATCCAAGACCAATCTGCAAGCATAAGACGAGGCTTGAGTAAGAATCAGAAGGAGACCAAGTAAAGCACCTGATCTCGAGGTTTTTTAAGACATTCGTGGATGTAGGGTTCACTCAGAATTGACTTTAGACCTATTGGCAGCTATTTGTACCACATCTCAGGCTTTCTGACAACTCTAAGTAGCAATTTTTTGATCTGTCAACCACGAGACAAATGAGCTATACCTGGCAGATGACGAATGCACTCACCATTCCGATAGTATTCGTGATACCGATTATGCTGAGTAAGTTCGCGGCGTCGTCTTCGGTGTAACCATTTCTCGTCAGATGATCAGCAAGGTAGAAATAAGGCACAATGAACCATGTGAAAAGGAGGATAGTCGATAAGGAGAGCATGAGAAAGTGCAATTCTAAGAACATCGAGAAGTCCGTCATTCCTTTGAGAAGCTCGAGAAGCTCACCGTACCATTTctgaaatggaaagaaaattggCATCCTGATAGAGGATTAATATCTTTTGGTGAACACCGATTTCGCATGTCTACGAACCTCTTCGTTCTCCTTGGCAAGGGTCGTTATACTGTTTCTGTAAATATCAGGACAGCTGCTGGCACGCAATCTGTACTTATGCAAATTCAACACCGCCCCTCTGTACATTACAGAATTTCTGTGCACCCGAATGTCTTTGAAGTAGTGGGTATTCCTGTTGAACTGCCGACGGAGCCACGGGATGGAGTCCGTTCTCACAACCGTACCACCAAATCCTGGTAGATGGTGTCTGGAGTGCGTTTTTGCCTTCTCAGCCTCAGCCATCTGAGGAAAAATTGGAATCGGAATGAGGGAGTGAAGGGGTAAGGAATTGCGCTTGGCAACGCCAAACTTGATCCTTTTTCTCACCGCATGTGCAAGTTCCTTGGCAAGCAACGGGTTCGTTTCTTCCAAATCTTTCCTAGACATCCGTCGAGTTGCCAATAACTTCGTTGAAGCATGCGTGGATCCAGGACGAGAGTCCTTGGTCGGTGCAACGGACTTCCCTCTTTCCGTAGCTTGCTTGATCCTTTTCAGACAAATGAGAAGTATGCTGTTTATTTGATACTTAAAATGAGGGGTACTCAACTAGGGTATCGATTTCTTGACGTGCAATTTACTATGTACGGCTAAATAAGTATGTGATATGCTTGTTCTTACTAGCAATGCGGTATTTGGAGAAACAGGAAAACCATGATATAGAGTAATTTAATTCAGCCATAGTGACGGTTAGTACGTTAGTTATGCGtgctgaattaaaaatcgcaGGAGACTGAAGACGCGTTGAAGAGGAgggggcaaaaaaaatttgcacaaccaaataaaaatccaaagaaaaCGTAAGAAGTGTTCAGTCGATACCTGGAATGTCGATATTAGTAAAACGGTGTtagcgaaaataaaaaatcgtgcaGGATGCAGATATCAGACCAGGTATGTAACCTCATGGACATCGTGACGCCAGTCTTATTGGTGTTGGAAACTTCGCCGTTGGAATCCACCAGCTTCTTGTCGGAAAAACTTCTGCACAACAAGAGACTTGGATAGTTCTCCAGTATGACATTGTACAGTCTTGAATTTCCTGAAAGTGATTCGAGGACCTCGAGCGGTACCTGAAAACGGGAACGGGCATGATTGAAGAACATATTCCGGCGATAATAAGACGGTAAAATGAAAGCTTACCTTTTCGCTCTGACGCACGAAGGTCGGTAGGTTGACGACGCTTCTGAAATTTCCACCCCGAACATTTGGCTGGGTCTGAGTTGTGGTGCTGAGGCTCTGGAGCAAGTATTCAGGCGCCTGACCGCTCTTGAGGAGCTTCCTGAGCTCCTCAACGCCAGGAAAATCGTCGGTGGGACTGCCGGAGGAACCACCGAGCTCAGAGCGACCCATTGACTTCTTAGGGGAACCCATGGCCGCCTGTTTCCGCTGTTCATCGACCCACCACTCCGGATCCCGCATTACGGCGCCACAAACAATGAGGTTGAAGAAGGTTCCCGAGAGTAGAAGAGTCGTCCCACGCCATCCGTACTCTCGGATGAGGAAGGTGGTCAAGGGGGCGTAGACGAAGGTTCCGATACCAGTGCCGCAGGCCCCTAAACCTACCGCTAAAGTGCGCTTCTTATCGAACCAATAGGCGATGCTCACGACCGCTGTTACGTAACACAAACCCAAACCGACGCCCGCCAGCACCCCGAATGTCAAGTACATTACCTCGATGGACTGAGAAAATGAGCTCAGAACAAATCCTATCCCGGCAATGAAGCCACCCAGGATGGTCATCTTCCTACACCCGTATCTGTCCACCAAAGCGGACATTATCGGCCCGGTAAGAAGTGGCACTGCCATGAAGAGCGAGCCGATCCAGGCAGTCTTGGCTTTCGATGCCTGGAACTCATGGAGAAACTCGATGTAGAGGAGGCCAAAGCTGAAGGAGATGCCATCGGCGACCATGGATATCAGTAGCGACGCTACAACGACGACCCAACCCCAGCCCCCGTCAGGGATCTTTGACTTGGTCTGcacctcatcctcatcctcgtcgTATATTTCTAAAATGCTCTCGGAGCCGTCTATGGAGTCAAAGTCCCCCAGTTCGTAGTCCAGGTACCCAGGGTTCGCGGTCACCGTCGTTTCCGGCTCTGAGTGCTTCCTGTGCACAAGGATTCCATGCGTCTTCTCAGTCCCCTTGGTCTTCTCGCCGTCCTCGGGGCTCTGAGGGCCCGTTGGACTCGGTCCCACAGTCAGGTTCGGCGACGCCGTGAAGCTCTGTGTCGGCGTCGGTGGCACCCGATCCTCTTCACAGTCAGTTCCTGGACTCAGGAGGGTCGGCTTGTTCTCCGAGTCCTGGTCAAGCTCCAAGGAGTCGGTGCTGGGGTCGATGGTCAGGGCAGGCGTAGAGGGAAAGAGTAGGTCTTCGGTCTGGCCGCTATTCTGAAGGGTATCCGAGCTCCTGGACGTCGAGCTCTGATTCTCACCGTCGGATCCCACCGCTGACACCATATTGTCCGGGCCTCTTACTGGGGAACTTGGAAATACGGTTGGGCTGCCGTTCTGCCAGCCGACGATTGGGGCGAAGCCTTTTTTCCCCGAGGACTCGACGTTGTTGTTCCATATTTTGTCTTCCATCGACTTAGACAGATAAGAGTCCTTGACCATGTTCGCGTTCCTTGAAACGTAGCCGTGCCCTCCACCACCGGCATCTTTCTTCGTGTACAGTCCCTCTTTCCTTGCAACACCCGACAAACCTGAGTTGTTGTTGCCCTTGTAAAGTCCCTTTTGTGTCGTCTCGATTGAAGTAGGATTCACCGATTccgatataaaattttgattcttgTCAGCCATGGTCTTAGGGGATTATGGGTCCGTTTCAGTGGGACCAACGCCGCGGCCAGCCTTTCAGGCTGTGTATCTCTATTGCCAGTACACGCAGAACTTCGTCACCTACCATAAGGCCCTGCGATTGGGCCTTGGCGCAGTTCGAGACACCTGGCTGCTTCAGCATACACACTTCTTGACGCGCCGTGCCCTAGAAAAACCAATCTGATCAGGAACACGTGTTATTTCAAGATACTATCGACCCAGACTTTTCGATTTCGAGTTTGAGTTTTTCATGTTATCTGGAATGGGGTGCGATAAGAAGtcagaatttttacaaatttacccTCAATTCTCGAACGAGAAATGTCTTTTTCTACGGGGTTTCAAACGTT from Diprion similis isolate iyDipSimi1 chromosome 3, iyDipSimi1.1, whole genome shotgun sequence includes:
- the LOC124404905 gene encoding uncharacterized protein LOC124404905 isoform X1, with product MADKNQNFISESVNPTSIETTQKGLYKGNNNSGLSGVARKEGLYTKKDAGGGGHGYVSRNANMVKDSYLSKSMEDKIWNNNVESSGKKGFAPIVGWQNGSPTVFPSSPVRGPDNMVSAVGSDGENQSSTSRSSDTLQNSGQTEDLLFPSTPALTIDPSTDSLELDQDSENKPTLLSPGTDCEEDRVPPTPTQSFTASPNLTVGPSPTGPQSPEDGEKTKGTEKTHGILVHRKHSEPETTVTANPGYLDYELGDFDSIDGSESILEIYDEDEDEVQTKSKIPDGGWGWVVVVASLLISMVADGISFSFGLLYIEFLHEFQASKAKTAWIGSLFMAVPLLTGPIMSALVDRYGCRKMTILGGFIAGIGFVLSSFSQSIEVMYLTFGVLAGVGLGLCYVTAVVSIAYWFDKKRTLAVGLGACGTGIGTFVYAPLTTFLIREYGWRGTTLLLSGTFFNLIVCGAVMRDPEWWVDEQRKQAAMGSPKKSMGRSELGGSSGSPTDDFPGVEELRKLLKSGQAPEYLLQSLSTTTQTQPNVRGGNFRSVVNLPTFVRQSEKVPLEVLESLSGNSRLYNVILENYPSLLLCRSFSDKKLVDSNGEVSNTNKTGVTMSMRLHTWIKQATERGKSVAPTKDSRPGSTHASTKLLATRRMSRKDLEETNPLLAKELAHAMAEAEKAKTHSRHHLPGFGGTVVRTDSIPWLRRQFNRNTHYFKDIRVHRNSVMYRGAVLNLHKYRLRASSCPDIYRNSITTLAKENEEKWYGELLELLKGMTDFSMFLELHFLMLSLSTILLFTWFIVPYFYLADHLTRNGYTEDDAANLLSIIGITNTIGMIGLGWAGDQPWMNVSKTYTWCLVACGIMTILMSICTPHYWLLVVICAAFGLFFASNFSFTPVILVELIPLERFTTAYGLSLLCQGIGNLLGPPLAGLIFDITESWHLSFLLAGSWIIVSGLLMGVIPYTKNRRIWGKGPVEMDREKDPEA
- the LOC124404905 gene encoding uncharacterized protein LOC124404905 isoform X2; the protein is MADKNQNFISESVNPTSIETTQKGLYKGNNNSGLSGVARKEGLYTKKDAGGGGHGYVSRNANMVKDSYLSKSMEDKIWNNNVESSGKKGFAPIVGWQNGSPTVFPSSPVRGPDNMVSAVGSDGENQSSTSRSSDTLQNSGQTEDLLFPSTPALTIDPSTDSLELDQDSENKPTLLSPGTDCEEDRVPPTPTQSFTASPNLTVGPSPTGPQSPEDGEKTKGTEKTHGILVHRKHSEPETTVTANPGYLDYELGDFDSIDGSESILEIYDEDEDEVQTKSKIPDGGWGWVVVVASLLISMVADGISFSFGLLYIEFLHEFQASKAKTAWIGSLFMAVPLLTGPIMSALVDRYGCRKMTILGGFIAGIGFVLSSFSQSIEVMYLTFGVLAGVGLGLCYVTAVVSIAYWFDKKRTLAVGLGACGTGIGTFVYAPLTTFLIREYGWRGTTLLLSGTFFNLIVCGAVMRDPEWWVDEQRKQAAMGSPKKSMGRSELGGSSGSPTDDFPGVEELRKLLKSGQAPEYLLQSLSTTTQTQPNVRGGNFRSVVNLPTFVRQSEKVPLEVLESLSGNSRLYNVILENYPSLLLCRSFSDKKLVDSNGEVSNTNKTGVTMSMRIKQATERGKSVAPTKDSRPGSTHASTKLLATRRMSRKDLEETNPLLAKELAHAMAEAEKAKTHSRHHLPGFGGTVVRTDSIPWLRRQFNRNTHYFKDIRVHRNSVMYRGAVLNLHKYRLRASSCPDIYRNSITTLAKENEEKWYGELLELLKGMTDFSMFLELHFLMLSLSTILLFTWFIVPYFYLADHLTRNGYTEDDAANLLSIIGITNTIGMIGLGWAGDQPWMNVSKTYTWCLVACGIMTILMSICTPHYWLLVVICAAFGLFFASNFSFTPVILVELIPLERFTTAYGLSLLCQGIGNLLGPPLAGLIFDITESWHLSFLLAGSWIIVSGLLMGVIPYTKNRRIWGKGPVEMDREKDPEA
- the LOC124404906 gene encoding uncharacterized protein LOC124404906, whose protein sequence is MAVIYRKFGRKRGLSTVLHFVMATASFNLLDFLGFRFFFYTAVGFFLSISVAIPILVYYPFSKWSKKGWLRFVKWRYPNWTIVEEVSVRGTLDQGRNQGIYTLLVQGKSITDGVRSHLLQLTSTRPMLRSVLRKMWGFYAWRQVDEFRVENHLVNASCSFKGRPITESNLQKFVSDVTSRFLSPNFSPWQVFVATCFLNGEETKVCIVRVHHLILRREHLTLADFLPLKYSAENWEYQESDSPLTNLYSEPSALPRLHQMLTESFSNYWNEFLCNNDPAENPAILKKSIGGFQCLKIGVIVWVSTVKEVTRCYKKVEGFRFIEILAIMRREASKRNFRASVIFWAFVNIVNPVEIFYSSIHWMWYICVTLILKTPILLIRELNALRSSQKHFHPDTLTSVLACYLPLVFQTIAELTSIAAIVITAPKLILEELFFKSSETNHLQTISLCGRKIVAWSEEVEIETISRISSVTGASEAEILLAATAASFKEYFKQSGLQTPSEILVTAKFVSQRALFLRNQETRGVLCLGLPTKTPLLDDNPLETLQVIQENVHKARSKQKATYAISAAESSTGLVSSYVPSILLKLALLYLTRRYSLSLTHVDGDLPVEGVDAAMYWRPPQGYCSMSVTLHRHGEGVRLGVIGDAMIGPHHFLITKAFRRSVQELAVTVGVPRTPSRSRSPSPASPLGSASPTTSPGY